In Desulfobulbaceae bacterium, a single genomic region encodes these proteins:
- a CDS encoding DUF342 domain-containing protein, giving the protein MDSNNERKSMADENIDALVTRVAKSIHASISLNFTTTKAKMRLPKVQDCDPEILALAIERLLTHSFKFSLPGKVLMKLKNGDSVKFSVKPQNELPPLTIIVFLDPNKQQLLSIQGCEPTNGLNGFSVLVFHWQRESGSVDAKGNIDLKKVNNLPAARAGDLLAKIYTHTDGHPGINCYGKRINQANGIPIEVKWDEDSVVKTDEPVGLEDEASYLLHASKGGIIEYSLSREKNPKTLSRIAILDTITIKGDVDYGVGDQGEVAHPELGCESNIIVEGSIRGVFSIQSKGFIKVNKAIEGTVVADTVETDLITFGSSVTAHKKLTAGSIINATVRAETIIVKENTSNSALHASEEIVFEPGTTCMSLNAHSQKLLSQSTNFSGANCFTLGEKLFCEVEKTASRVKDLNKKIHELSEPLKLLAETVVDHLAILNSIVRKRLEKIQPEAIEILDMIKAVIVAGFHSVETSIDETITPAAYRLQVILGDNKFDDSVLRKVDLLLKSINAYRQKEAELAPHVREINPHLDKLSDLRNQLNNEITAKFTDVKLLSANSELRIYCGEAEQIFRQQDLPANTFTLEYCPPDDIENLRKGTLKISQ; this is encoded by the coding sequence ATGGATTCTAACAACGAACGGAAATCAATGGCTGACGAAAATATTGATGCCCTTGTCACCAGGGTCGCAAAGTCCATTCACGCCTCAATTTCTCTGAATTTCACCACCACCAAAGCCAAAATGCGTCTTCCGAAAGTGCAAGACTGTGACCCTGAGATTTTAGCACTTGCCATTGAACGGCTTCTTACGCATTCGTTTAAGTTTAGCTTGCCGGGCAAAGTTCTCATGAAACTCAAAAATGGTGATTCGGTTAAGTTTTCAGTAAAACCTCAAAACGAGTTACCTCCCCTTACCATCATCGTTTTTTTGGATCCCAACAAACAGCAGTTACTTTCCATTCAAGGCTGTGAACCAACAAACGGACTTAACGGTTTCTCTGTCCTTGTTTTTCACTGGCAAAGAGAGTCTGGCTCGGTTGATGCCAAAGGCAATATCGACTTAAAAAAGGTCAATAACCTTCCCGCGGCAAGAGCTGGAGATCTCCTTGCCAAAATATATACACACACCGACGGCCATCCAGGTATAAACTGCTACGGTAAGCGCATTAATCAAGCCAACGGTATACCTATTGAGGTCAAATGGGATGAGGACAGTGTTGTTAAAACCGATGAACCCGTTGGCCTTGAAGATGAAGCAAGCTATCTGCTTCACGCTAGCAAAGGCGGAATCATTGAATATTCTCTTAGTCGGGAGAAAAACCCGAAAACTCTCAGCCGAATAGCTATTTTGGACACAATCACCATAAAAGGTGATGTTGATTACGGTGTCGGAGATCAAGGTGAGGTTGCGCACCCAGAGTTAGGCTGTGAATCGAATATCATAGTCGAGGGCAGCATTCGGGGTGTATTTTCAATACAATCAAAGGGGTTCATCAAGGTCAATAAAGCCATTGAAGGAACCGTTGTCGCCGATACCGTAGAAACCGATCTTATCACATTCGGCAGCTCGGTCACCGCCCACAAAAAACTCACCGCCGGCAGTATTATCAACGCAACTGTTAGGGCAGAAACAATTATTGTAAAGGAAAACACAAGCAACTCGGCCCTGCATGCCTCTGAAGAGATTGTTTTTGAACCCGGCACCACATGCATGAGCCTGAATGCCCACTCCCAAAAGCTCCTTTCACAATCCACCAACTTTTCCGGAGCTAACTGTTTTACACTTGGGGAAAAATTATTCTGTGAAGTTGAAAAAACTGCCTCCAGAGTAAAAGATCTAAACAAAAAAATTCACGAGCTTAGCGAACCACTTAAGCTTTTAGCTGAAACAGTTGTCGATCATCTGGCTATACTCAACTCCATCGTTCGAAAAAGGCTCGAAAAAATCCAGCCCGAGGCCATAGAAATTCTCGATATGATTAAAGCTGTTATCGTAGCAGGGTTTCATTCTGTGGAAACATCCATCGACGAGACAATCACTCCTGCTGCGTATCGTCTCCAAGTAATTTTAGGTGATAATAAATTCGATGATAGTGTCTTGCGCAAGGTGGATTTATTGCTCAAGTCTATCAATGCCTATCGCCAGAAAGAAGCGGAATTAGCCCCGCATGTCAGAGAAATCAATCCTCACCTGGACAAGCTGAGCGACCTTCGCAATCAACTCAACAATGAGATCACCGCAAAGTTCACCGATGTAAAACTGCTCAGTGCAAATTCAGAACTGCGAATTTATTGCGGTGAGGCAGAACAGATTTTCAGGCAGCAAGACCTGCCCGCAAATACCTTCACCCTGGAGTACTGTCCTCCCGATGACATTGAGAACTTACGCAAGGGAACTCTGAAGATTTCGCAATAG